A part of Lacinutrix sp. 5H-3-7-4 genomic DNA contains:
- a CDS encoding acyl-ACP desaturase, translating to MSLKNVRLEVMSFLEKDIDSLIKKYLIPAETIWQPSDFLPNSEGNNFFEEVKEIRELSKELPYDFWVVLVGDMITEEALPTYESWLMDIEGVDQVGQNGWSKWVKHWTAEENRHGDVLNKYLYLSGRVNMKEIEKTTQHLIADGFDIGTDRDPYKNFLYTSFQELATYISHNRVAKIAKQKGNKQLAKMCKIISGDEMRHHHAYCEFVERIFKVDPSQMMLAFQYMMKQKITMPAHFLRESGDKISTAFEEFSNTAQRIGVYTSLDYIDILEKLIKRWEIDKITNLTDDAEKARDYLMKLPSRMLRLADRMTIPDNSFEFKWVNPAKL from the coding sequence ATGTCGTTAAAAAATGTAAGATTGGAAGTGATGTCGTTTTTAGAAAAAGACATAGATTCGTTAATTAAAAAATACTTAATTCCTGCAGAAACAATTTGGCAACCGTCGGATTTTTTACCAAATTCTGAAGGCAATAATTTTTTTGAGGAAGTAAAAGAAATACGTGAACTCTCTAAAGAATTACCTTACGATTTTTGGGTAGTTTTAGTTGGTGATATGATTACCGAAGAAGCGCTACCAACATACGAGTCTTGGTTAATGGATATTGAAGGTGTAGACCAAGTAGGACAAAACGGATGGTCTAAATGGGTTAAACATTGGACTGCCGAAGAAAACCGCCATGGAGATGTGCTTAATAAGTACCTATACCTTTCTGGACGTGTTAATATGAAAGAAATAGAAAAAACGACACAACATCTTATTGCAGATGGTTTTGATATTGGTACAGACAGAGATCCTTATAAAAACTTTTTATATACTAGCTTTCAAGAATTAGCAACTTATATTTCTCATAACCGTGTTGCAAAAATTGCTAAACAAAAAGGCAATAAACAGTTAGCAAAAATGTGTAAAATTATTTCTGGAGATGAGATGCGCCACCACCACGCATATTGTGAATTTGTAGAACGTATTTTTAAAGTTGACCCAAGTCAAATGATGTTAGCTTTTCAATATATGATGAAGCAAAAAATAACAATGCCTGCTCACTTTTTAAGAGAATCTGGAGATAAAATTAGTACTGCTTTTGAAGAATTCTCTAATACTGCACAACGCATTGGTGTTTACACCTCTTTAGATTATATAGATATTCTTGAAAAACTTATTAAACGTTGGGAAATTGATAAAATTACAAACCTTACCGATGACGCAGAAAAAGCTCGAGATTATTTAATGAAACTACCTTCGAGAATGCTACGCTTGGCAGATAGAATGACTATTCCTGATAATTCTTTTGAGTTTAAATGGGTAAACCCTGCAAAACTATAA
- a CDS encoding TraB/GumN family protein, translated as MKNLKKITLSILLTIAAIISVTAQSNKKTNLWKIEGDNIKTSYLFGTIHILPKSSFKISEKVKKAFDSCDRVTLELDMADPSFMADAMKLSMLEKDEELSSYMDASEYKLLDDYLKENVKVGLTAFNKLKPITLMSVIMMAKFKDEPLASYEMTFIEMSKTAKKDMDGLETYQDQLAAIDSQPYDEQIDTYIKMISEAEETDAIYNKMLKLYLAEDVDGIYDYTDEFMNGDIESKKRFLDDRNIKWIPKIGEFSREHSVFYGVGAAHLGGEQGVINLLKKAGYKVTPVLN; from the coding sequence ATGAAAAATTTAAAAAAAATTACATTAAGCATATTGTTAACAATAGCAGCAATAATTAGTGTTACAGCACAAAGCAATAAAAAAACAAACCTTTGGAAAATTGAAGGCGATAATATTAAAACATCATACCTTTTTGGAACAATACACATACTCCCAAAAAGTAGTTTTAAAATTAGTGAGAAAGTAAAAAAAGCATTCGATTCTTGCGATAGAGTTACTTTAGAGCTTGATATGGCAGATCCAAGTTTTATGGCAGATGCCATGAAACTCTCTATGTTAGAAAAAGACGAAGAATTATCATCATATATGGATGCAAGCGAGTATAAGTTATTAGATGATTATTTAAAAGAAAACGTAAAAGTTGGGTTAACTGCATTTAATAAACTTAAACCCATAACATTAATGTCTGTAATAATGATGGCGAAATTTAAAGACGAACCACTTGCTAGTTACGAGATGACTTTTATAGAAATGTCTAAAACAGCAAAAAAAGATATGGATGGTTTAGAGACATATCAAGATCAATTAGCAGCAATTGATTCTCAACCTTACGATGAACAAATAGACACTTATATAAAAATGATTTCGGAGGCAGAAGAAACGGATGCTATATATAATAAAATGCTAAAATTATATTTAGCAGAAGATGTAGACGGAATTTACGATTATACAGATGAGTTTATGAATGGAGACATTGAGTCTAAGAAACGCTTTTTAGACGATAGAAATATTAAATGGATTCCTAAAATTGGAGAATTTTCTAGAGAGCATTCTGTTTTTTATGGTGTAGGAGCAGCGCATTTAGGCGGCGAACAAGGTGTTATTAATTTACTTAAAAAAGCAGGTTATAAAGTAACACCGGTATTAAACTAA
- a CDS encoding RNA polymerase sigma factor, with product MNDYKILKYFINGEREKAFKQLYKLYPKIESLILSKGGNKHDASDVFQEALIILYRNLEKNNFTLTSSFYTYLYSVSRFVWSDIQKKEAKIVFNSLNENEESILETIKEEKRFKLAEQAFSELGERCRQLLLLFYHKRSSFKDIAKMMQFSSDKIAKNQKYKCLSKARAIYKNQVNNLS from the coding sequence ATGAATGATTATAAAATCTTAAAGTATTTTATAAATGGTGAACGCGAAAAAGCTTTTAAGCAACTCTATAAATTATACCCAAAAATTGAAAGCCTTATTCTTTCAAAAGGAGGTAATAAACATGATGCATCAGATGTATTTCAGGAAGCTTTAATTATTCTGTATCGTAATTTAGAGAAAAATAACTTCACGCTTACTTCATCTTTTTACACCTATTTATATTCTGTTTCACGATTTGTTTGGAGCGACATACAAAAAAAAGAAGCCAAAATAGTTTTTAATTCATTAAATGAAAATGAAGAATCTATTTTAGAAACTATTAAAGAGGAAAAGCGATTTAAATTAGCTGAACAAGCTTTTTCTGAGTTGGGAGAGCGCTGTAGACAACTCTTATTACTGTTTTATCACAAACGCTCGTCCTTTAAAGATATAGCCAAAATGATGCAGTTTTCGTCAGATAAAATTGCTAAAAATCAGAAATATAAATGCTTATCAAAAGCACGTGCCATTTATAAAAATCAAGTAAATAACTTATCCTAA
- a CDS encoding TerB family tellurite resistance protein — MSGLKWIGATLGWSFGGPIGAIIGLAIGSIGDAFAGKGDFFLGQGNQDQSQGRPRQPNYRTQQQRRAQTTSGDFEVSLLILATVVIKADGKQDQRELDYVREQFVGMYGKDRANKAFQLFKKVSQQSVPLRRVCMQIQQMMDHPSRLQLMHFLFGIAKADGMVTEDEESQIFTIAGYLGINSRDYNSIKAMFYNSSDNAYKILEITKSATNDEIKKAYRKMAKKYHPDKVEHLGEEHKKGAEDKFKQVQKAYEQLQKERGF; from the coding sequence ATGAGCGGATTAAAATGGATTGGTGCTACATTAGGTTGGTCTTTTGGCGGACCAATAGGAGCAATAATTGGTTTAGCAATAGGTAGTATTGGTGATGCTTTTGCAGGAAAAGGAGATTTTTTCTTAGGTCAAGGCAATCAAGACCAGTCACAAGGCAGACCACGCCAACCTAATTATAGAACCCAACAACAACGTCGTGCACAAACAACATCGGGAGATTTTGAAGTAAGTTTACTAATACTAGCAACTGTTGTAATCAAGGCAGATGGTAAACAAGACCAACGAGAATTAGACTATGTGCGTGAACAGTTTGTAGGCATGTATGGTAAAGATAGAGCCAACAAAGCATTTCAGTTATTTAAAAAAGTAAGTCAACAATCTGTGCCATTACGTCGTGTTTGTATGCAAATACAACAAATGATGGATCATCCTTCTCGTTTACAACTCATGCACTTTCTATTTGGAATAGCAAAAGCAGATGGAATGGTAACAGAAGACGAAGAAAGTCAGATTTTTACTATAGCAGGTTACTTAGGCATTAATTCGCGAGATTATAATAGTATTAAAGCAATGTTTTATAATAGCAGTGATAATGCCTATAAAATATTAGAAATAACAAAATCTGCAACCAACGACGAGATTAAAAAAGCCTACCGTAAAATGGCTAAAAAATACCATCCAGATAAAGTAGAACACTTAGGCGAAGAACATAAAAAAGGAGCCGAAGATAAATTTAAACAAGTACAAAAAGCTTACGAGCAATTGCAGAAGGAACGTGGGTTCTAG
- a CDS encoding BrxA/BrxB family bacilliredoxin, with amino-acid sequence MYPAELVKPMSEDLTNAGFEALHTAEAVDAAVKKEGTTLVVVNSVCGCAAANARPGAKMSLNNDKKPSNIVTVFAGVDKEATDRARAHMVPFPPSSPSMALFKDGELVHMLERHHIEGRPAELIAENLMDAYNEHC; translated from the coding sequence ATGTATCCAGCAGAATTAGTAAAACCTATGAGCGAAGATTTAACGAACGCAGGTTTTGAAGCATTACATACGGCAGAAGCGGTTGATGCAGCAGTTAAAAAGGAAGGAACTACTTTAGTGGTTGTAAATTCGGTTTGTGGTTGTGCGGCAGCAAATGCACGTCCAGGTGCTAAAATGAGTTTAAATAATGATAAAAAACCTAGCAACATCGTTACTGTTTTTGCTGGTGTAGATAAAGAGGCTACAGATAGAGCTCGTGCTCACATGGTACCTTTTCCTCCAAGCTCGCCAAGTATGGCTTTGTTTAAAGATGGAGAATTAGTACACATGCTAGAGCGTCACCATATTGAAGGTCGTCCTGCAGAGTTAATTGCAGAAAACCTTATGGATGCTTATAACGAGCACTGTTAG
- a CDS encoding PA0069 family radical SAM protein — protein sequence MFKKEVLKGRGAQHNPHNKFFELSHEIRNDFLEFCEKEGEKADDNKTLYLETFPKTIVNKVKSPDIGMSYSMNAYQGCEHGCIYCYARNSHEFWGFSAGLDFERRILVKKNAPELLEILLKKKTWKAQTIVLSGNTDCYQPAEKQFEITKKCLELFLKYKHPVAIITKNALILRDLEILKNLNRYGLISVNISITSLSEQTRRILEPRTATIKKRIETVKVLSDNGIPVNVMLAPIIPSINSHEILPLAKAVSNAGALSIAHTIVRLNGSIGEIFVNWLNKTLPDRADKVLHQIENCHGGSLNDSRFGTRMRGEGNIAKQINDMVRLAKIKYFKNKSMPILNNTLHEQCKNGQLKLF from the coding sequence ATGTTTAAAAAAGAAGTGTTAAAAGGTCGTGGTGCACAACACAATCCTCACAATAAATTTTTTGAATTATCTCACGAAATTAGAAACGACTTTTTAGAGTTTTGTGAAAAAGAAGGCGAAAAAGCAGATGATAATAAAACACTTTACCTTGAAACCTTTCCAAAAACAATAGTTAATAAAGTAAAAAGCCCAGATATAGGTATGTCGTACTCAATGAATGCCTATCAAGGTTGCGAGCATGGTTGTATTTATTGTTATGCAAGAAATAGTCATGAGTTTTGGGGATTTAGTGCAGGTTTAGATTTCGAGCGGCGCATTTTAGTAAAAAAAAATGCACCAGAATTATTAGAAATACTATTAAAAAAGAAAACGTGGAAAGCACAAACCATCGTGTTATCTGGAAATACAGACTGCTATCAACCAGCAGAAAAACAGTTTGAAATCACAAAAAAATGTTTAGAGCTTTTTTTAAAATACAAACATCCTGTAGCGATAATTACTAAAAATGCACTTATTCTTAGAGATCTTGAGATTTTAAAAAACCTAAATAGATATGGCTTAATTAGTGTAAATATTTCAATTACATCACTTTCAGAACAAACAAGGCGCATTTTAGAGCCAAGAACAGCAACTATAAAAAAACGCATAGAAACTGTAAAGGTTTTGAGTGATAATGGTATTCCTGTAAATGTTATGTTAGCACCAATAATTCCATCTATAAACAGTCATGAAATATTACCATTGGCAAAAGCAGTATCTAATGCAGGCGCTTTAAGTATAGCACATACTATTGTAAGATTAAATGGTTCTATAGGAGAAATTTTTGTAAACTGGTTAAATAAAACCCTACCAGATAGAGCAGATAAAGTATTACATCAAATAGAAAATTGCCATGGAGGAAGTTTAAATGATAGTAGGTTTGGAACCCGTATGCGAGGTGAAGGTAATATTGCGAAGCAAATTAACGATATGGTAAGGCTAGCTAAAATAAAATACTTTAAAAATAAATCAATGCCTATATTAAATAATACACTACATGAGCAATGTAAAAATGGGCAATTAAAATTATTTTAA
- a CDS encoding AraC family transcriptional regulator, which translates to MNNKPILEKISPGFGNSILAVNKLKKRRRDQAFWHFHPEIELVYVNKGKGRRHIGNHMSYFNNSQLILVGSNLPHNGFENRLTAKGKETLIQFHPDFLGKDFFSLPQMKSIAALLERGKKGVLFHTDTKKRVGEKITKLTKYEGFKRVIKLLEILHILAEAQDYEFLNADGYAFEAQPQDNAKIDIIYKYVYSNFKNHISLDTIAEQVSMTVPAFCRYFKRATGKTFTKLVNEYRVVHATKLLVESQLSITDVCFECGFNNFSHFNKLFKEITGKNASKYRGEMKQIIQ; encoded by the coding sequence TTGAATAATAAACCAATATTAGAGAAAATTTCACCTGGTTTCGGGAATTCTATTCTTGCAGTAAATAAACTAAAGAAAAGAAGGAGAGATCAGGCATTTTGGCATTTTCATCCAGAAATAGAATTGGTTTATGTAAACAAGGGAAAAGGAAGAAGGCATATTGGTAATCACATGTCTTACTTTAATAATAGCCAGCTTATTCTTGTAGGTTCAAACTTACCGCATAACGGTTTTGAAAATAGACTAACTGCTAAAGGAAAAGAAACACTAATACAGTTTCATCCAGATTTTTTAGGAAAAGACTTTTTTAGTTTACCTCAAATGAAAAGTATTGCTGCTCTATTAGAAAGAGGAAAAAAAGGAGTTCTTTTTCATACAGATACAAAAAAAAGAGTAGGAGAAAAAATAACCAAATTAACAAAATACGAAGGATTTAAGCGTGTTATTAAGCTACTTGAAATACTGCATATCTTAGCAGAGGCTCAAGATTACGAGTTTTTAAATGCAGATGGCTATGCATTTGAGGCACAACCACAAGACAATGCAAAAATTGATATTATATATAAATATGTATATAGCAACTTTAAAAACCATATAAGTTTAGATACTATTGCAGAGCAGGTAAGTATGACGGTTCCAGCATTTTGTCGTTACTTTAAAAGAGCAACAGGCAAAACATTTACAAAACTAGTAAATGAATATAGAGTAGTGCACGCTACAAAACTACTTGTAGAGAGCCAGTTAAGTATAACAGATGTTTGTTTTGAGTGTGGTTTTAATAACTTCTCACACTTTAATAAGTTATTTAAAGAAATAACAGGTAAAAATGCCTCAAAATATAGAGGTGAGATGAAACAAATTATACAATAA
- a CDS encoding helix-turn-helix domain-containing protein has product MKKRVLFMLFMVFVSKTALSQTKDTLRSKNYEALKTLVYTAYVKDKNASIAVSEYYINKAIKENKAKEHFNGLALFIDINIWNKNYSVFNEKEQELVELANANNDSEALMKTYFSLADSFFYNGLFGKAIETYYKSLSIAKEQNNLMYEHLNLRQIGYLNYFSGSLESSAKQQKFAINLLDKPNQEQDTLAVNSKRRLKLAALELLTRTYIFAEKTDSAQVYNNKALNFGLKEADSCVLIRFKLQKAQISIQQKSYDKATKLLEECKTICYTPKSIYDFIIASEYAKIYLAQKKYEKAVVVLNQGLEAFSLDGQEAFASDYIKLMAKAYKHAGNIEMSNIYFEKFIKANEDFGKIKDTIATRIKTQEIKDFKKELNAINTQKSVFKYIALVACVLVLGLLFFLFKFYKTKKENEIKFEALLNKIEKAQKPEEIINTKDKDLEEKNTPDLPLETKQNILKGLKKLEAQQYFLKQECSSYNVAKKINTNTSYLSKVINAHYGKNFNTYINDLRINYAIVRLKNDVFFRSYSIQSIAEELGYKSADSFTKYFKKDTGLNPSFYIKNIKNID; this is encoded by the coding sequence ATGAAAAAACGTGTACTTTTTATGTTATTTATGGTTTTTGTGAGCAAAACAGCTCTATCTCAAACTAAAGATACCTTGCGAAGTAAAAATTACGAAGCACTAAAAACATTAGTATATACGGCTTACGTAAAAGATAAAAACGCGAGTATAGCAGTTAGTGAGTATTATATAAATAAAGCAATAAAAGAAAATAAAGCAAAGGAGCATTTTAATGGTTTAGCCTTATTTATTGATATAAATATCTGGAATAAAAATTATAGTGTTTTTAATGAAAAAGAACAGGAATTAGTAGAATTAGCAAATGCAAATAATGATAGTGAGGCGTTAATGAAAACCTACTTCTCACTTGCAGATTCTTTTTTCTATAATGGTTTATTTGGTAAAGCAATAGAAACGTATTATAAGTCTTTAAGTATAGCAAAAGAACAAAATAATTTAATGTATGAGCATCTTAATTTAAGGCAAATAGGATATTTAAATTATTTTTCTGGTAGTCTTGAAAGTTCTGCAAAACAACAAAAGTTTGCTATAAATCTATTAGATAAACCAAATCAAGAACAAGATACATTAGCTGTTAATTCTAAACGAAGATTAAAACTTGCCGCCTTAGAGCTATTAACGCGAACATATATTTTTGCAGAAAAAACAGACTCTGCTCAAGTTTACAATAATAAAGCATTAAACTTTGGTTTAAAAGAAGCAGATAGCTGTGTTTTAATAAGGTTTAAACTGCAAAAGGCACAAATTAGTATTCAGCAAAAGTCTTATGATAAGGCAACAAAACTTTTGGAAGAATGTAAAACTATTTGTTATACACCAAAATCAATATATGACTTTATTATTGCTTCAGAATATGCTAAAATATATTTAGCACAAAAAAAATACGAAAAGGCAGTTGTAGTATTAAATCAAGGCTTAGAAGCTTTTAGTTTAGATGGGCAAGAAGCTTTTGCTTCAGACTATATTAAACTAATGGCAAAAGCCTATAAACATGCAGGAAACATAGAGATGTCTAACATTTATTTCGAAAAGTTTATAAAGGCTAATGAAGATTTCGGTAAAATAAAAGACACGATTGCAACCAGAATTAAAACCCAAGAAATAAAAGATTTTAAAAAAGAACTTAATGCAATAAATACCCAAAAAAGTGTTTTTAAATATATTGCATTAGTCGCCTGTGTTTTAGTTTTAGGACTTTTATTTTTCTTATTTAAATTTTATAAAACAAAAAAAGAAAACGAAATTAAGTTTGAAGCACTTTTAAATAAAATTGAAAAGGCCCAAAAACCAGAAGAGATTATAAATACAAAAGATAAGGATTTAGAGGAAAAAAACACACCAGATTTACCGTTGGAAACTAAGCAAAATATTTTAAAAGGTCTTAAAAAGCTGGAAGCGCAACAGTATTTTTTAAAACAAGAATGCAGCTCGTATAATGTTGCAAAAAAAATTAACACCAACACCTCTTATTTGTCTAAAGTAATTAACGCACACTACGGTAAAAACTTTAATACATATATAAACGACTTAAGAATAAATTATGCCATAGTGCGTTTAAAAAACGATGTATTTTTTAGGTCGTATTCCATACAATCAATAGCCGAAGAGTTAGGTTATAAAAGTGCAGATTCTTTTACAAAATACTTTAAAAAAGATACTGGTTTAAATCCTTCATTTTATATTAAGAATATAAAAAATATAGATTAA
- a CDS encoding 1-acyl-sn-glycerol-3-phosphate acyltransferase, translated as MRKIFAYPLTCIYFLFFGASLLIFHPIQWVCFNTFGYKAHKKSVDALQFCLMRCINLLGSWHSFYNDHDLDTSQPVIIVSNHQSMADIPPLMWYFRKHHVKFVSKKELGKGIPSVSYNLRHGGSTLIDRKNPRQAITAIRNFANYIKNTNRAAVIFPEGTRSRDGNPKPFRTQGLETLIKYIPNAVIIPVTINNSWKNLRYGKFPMGIGNHLTFEAHKPVKALDFETKELLLEHIETTIKKNIKN; from the coding sequence ATGAGAAAGATTTTTGCCTATCCACTTACTTGTATTTACTTCCTATTTTTTGGAGCTTCTTTACTTATTTTTCATCCAATACAGTGGGTTTGTTTTAATACTTTTGGTTATAAAGCGCATAAAAAAAGTGTTGATGCTTTACAGTTTTGCTTAATGCGCTGTATTAACTTATTAGGTTCTTGGCATTCTTTTTATAATGACCACGACTTGGATACATCGCAACCAGTTATTATTGTATCTAACCACCAAAGCATGGCAGATATACCACCATTAATGTGGTATTTTAGAAAGCATCATGTTAAATTTGTAAGTAAAAAAGAATTAGGCAAAGGTATACCTAGCGTTTCTTATAACTTACGCCATGGCGGATCTACTTTAATTGATAGAAAAAATCCTAGACAGGCTATTACTGCTATACGAAACTTTGCAAATTATATTAAAAATACAAATCGTGCTGCAGTTATTTTTCCAGAAGGTACCAGAAGCAGAGACGGAAACCCAAAACCTTTTAGGACTCAAGGCCTAGAAACCCTTATAAAATATATTCCTAATGCTGTAATTATTCCTGTTACAATTAATAATTCGTGGAAAAACTTACGTTATGGTAAATTTCCTATGGGAATTGGAAATCACTTAACCTTCGAGGCACATAAACCTGTTAAAGCTTTGGACTTTGAAACTAAAGAATTGTTATTAGAGCATATTGAAACTACTATTAAAAAAAATATAAAAAATTGA
- a CDS encoding HD domain-containing protein, which produces MDYNTIIKATELFVKDTLKNAEGGHDWFHIERVFNNSLLIAKQEPVDDLVVALGALLHDIADSKFHNGDDTIGPKMARTFLFKNNVDSSVIEHVVKIIENISYSSNIEKTSTFNSIELQVVQDADRLDAIGAIGIARTFNYGGFKNRSLYNPDIKPNLNLSKAEYKASNAPTINHFYEKLLLLKDKMNTKTGKKIATERHNYMLGFLGQFYAEWNGKK; this is translated from the coding sequence ATGGATTATAATACAATTATAAAGGCTACAGAGTTATTTGTAAAAGACACTTTAAAAAATGCTGAAGGCGGCCACGACTGGTTTCACATAGAAAGAGTATTTAACAATAGTTTACTTATTGCTAAACAAGAACCTGTTGATGATTTAGTTGTTGCTCTTGGTGCTTTGTTACATGATATTGCAGATAGCAAATTTCATAATGGAGATGATACTATTGGACCTAAAATGGCACGAACATTTTTGTTTAAAAACAACGTAGACTCCAGTGTAATTGAGCATGTTGTAAAAATTATTGAAAATATATCTTACAGCTCTAACATTGAAAAAACCAGTACTTTTAATTCTATAGAGTTACAGGTTGTACAAGATGCAGACCGTTTAGATGCTATTGGCGCTATTGGTATTGCCCGCACATTTAATTACGGTGGTTTTAAAAACAGGTCTCTTTATAATCCAGATATTAAACCAAACTTAAATTTAAGTAAGGCTGAATACAAAGCTTCTAATGCGCCAACTATTAATCATTTTTATGAAAAGCTTTTACTGCTAAAAGATAAGATGAACACTAAAACCGGCAAGAAAATTGCTACAGAACGCCATAATTATATGCTTGGTTTTCTTGGTCAGTTTTATGCTGAGTGGAATGGCAAAAAGTAA